The nucleotide sequence CTCTAAACGAATTCAATAACCAGTCGGGTCAATTTGTTGAAGGTGAACTCTACATATTTGCCTATGACATGTCAGGTAACACTTTGGCGCTGCCGTTTCAACCAGAACTTATCGGTACAAACCGCTGGAACGCAACAGACCCCAACGGAACCGCATTTATCCAACAGATCATTCAAACAGCACAATCAGGAGGCGGCTTTGTACGTTACGCATACGCAGACCCCTCAGACAACTTCACCATCAAACCTAAAGTCAGCTACGTCACAATGGTAAATCAAAACTGGCTTATCGGAGCAGGCATCTACGAAGCCCAACAATAAACCCTTTTTTGTGTGCTGTTTTGGTTGTGTGTTCTGTTAGTTAATTGTTTTTTTGAGTAACTGAATTGCTAGATATAGGAAAACCAGTGAGAAGAGTGTTTGGGCTCCTAAATCAGCGAGAAAAATGGGTGTATTAATAGCGCCTGTCATTGCTTGTCTTAGAGCTTCTACTGAGTACGTGAGCGGCATGGTGAATGCGATTGCCTGAAGAATCGTGGGCATAGCTGATATGGGCAAGAATACCCCTGAAATGAAGACCATTGCGATGCGTACTACTGTAGCTGGGGGCATAGCTTGGGGAATGTCCTTAAACGGCACCGAGAGCAGAAAACCAAACGCCGAAAACATGAATGCTGAAAACGCGATGCACACAACAAACAAAGGCAAATTAGCCACTGCCGTGAAGGGAAGCATAACCGCCATGTACGCTATGGACAGGATTACTCCGTATATGAAACCTGCTAAAACTTTTCCTGCTGCTATGGTAGACAAAGAGATGGGTGCGGTTAGGAGAAGCTTGAATGTTCCTGTTCTTCGCTCCAGCGGAAGAGTGATTGCTTGGATGGCTCCTGCGCCAAAGAAAGATGCAATCGCCACTAGTCCAGGAACTGAAAAAGTGGGGTCAACAGATCTGCCAATGGAGAAAGCCAGAAAAAGTGAGACGGGTAAGATCAGGCCAAAAATGAGGTTTGGACCTTTAAAGAAGTAGACTTTAATGTCTTTTTCAGCGATGTAAACTGCTCTCTGGAAGCTTTCAAGCCAACTTGACATATTTTTCATCTCTGGTTTTGCTCTGTTTTGCCTTCGGCTGATAATATTTCGGGATGCAAACCCGTAAGCCTGACAAACGCAGCCTCCAAGGTCGGCTTTGGCGTGTTAATGGAGATTATCCTCAGATGGTTTTCTTGGGCGAACCTAACTATAGTAGGTAGCACCATAGAAGTGTCGTCTGTAAGTAGCCTAAACTTGTCCCCTGCAACAGCTACGCCCTTAACATAATCCAGTTTCTGCAGCTTTTGAGTTAAATCTGCCGCGCCGTCAAACGAGACCTCAATTACCTGCTCGGCTTGTGCCATCAATTTTAGCCTTTCTGGGGTGTCTATGGCTATGATGTTTCCGTTTGAAATTATGGCTATTCGGGCACAGCACTGGTCTGCTTCTTCTAAGTAATGAGTAGTCAAAAACACGGTTACGCCCTGCCGATTTAGCTCTCTGATTAAAGCTCGGACATCTCGGGCGCTTTGCACGTCCAACCCCGTCGTGGGCTCGTCCAAAAACAGGATTTTGGGGTCATGAATCAGGGCGGCGGCTATCATCAGGCGCTTCTTCATGCCTCTGGAAAAAGTGTCCACACGCTCATCACGCCTTTCGAATAAACCCACAGATTTGAGTAACATAGCGGCTTTTTCTTGCCGTTTTTCTTTTTTTACGCCGTGGATTTTAGCGCAAAACATCAGGTTGTTCCATGCGGATATTTCGCCATAGAGATTTGATGCGTCAGGAACTACGCCGATATGCTCTTTTACTTGCATAGGCTTTTGGGTGAGGTTGCCGCCAAGGATGTATGCTTGCCCCGAAGTTGCATTTGAGGTGCCTGTTAGGATGTTAATAGTGGTGGTTTTACCCGCTCCGTTTGGACCCAGAAAACCAAAAAACTCGCCCTTCAGCACCTTGAAGCTTATGTGGTCAACAGCCAAAACTTTCGGATAACATTTAGTTAGTTCCCGAACATCAATTGCAACCGCCATACAATCACTTCAACAAAGAAAGATACGCCTAAGAAGATAATAAAACTGGTCGCTTTGTGCTGTTCAAGCGAAGTTGGTTCATTGTGGGGGAGTTTTGTTTATATGGCTGGGCTGTTTGGTTAGTTTGTTTGAAGCTGTGGAGGTGTTTTGTTGTCTGGGGGTGGTGTTGAGGGTTTGGATGTGACTGAGGAGCTGGTTGTTTCTAAGGTTTCAGAGCTTTTGGAAACCCTTGACCACGTAAAACGCTACAACGCCCTGCTCAAAGCCCTAACAAAAGTTGCGTTTGTCGTGGTTTGTTTGATTTCGGCGTGCTTGTTTTTGGGGGCGGCTTCGTCTTTTTTGTATCCTGCAGCGGTGGAGAGCGAATTTTTGATGGCTTTGTTTGCTTTTTTGCTGGTGCCTGTACTTGGAATTGTTTTGGGTTACGTTTACGTGCGTGAAAAAGTTAACGATGTGGGTTCTGTTAGGCGCCGCGACGAGCTTTCGGGCGGTTTTCCTGAGGCGTTGCAGCTGCTTTTGGAGTGGGACTGGGAAGCAACTCTTGAAGAAGTCTCAGTTGGCAAACTCGGCTACGCCCTCTATGGACTGCTAAAGACGGTCGCGTACATAGCGGCAGTGCTCTTTGGGTTAGAGCTTGTGGGCAACCTATTTGCCTGGGTGGTTTTTGGCTCCACAAACGTCTCGTTTACCCTGTTCTTGGGGTTCCTGACATTTCCAGTTGTCTTTCTCATTTTAGGTCGCGACTTGTTGCGGCGGTATAAAGAAATCCAAGCCTTAGATATGCTCCTTTTGGAGCTGCGGTGGTTTAGCCTTGAATTCCGGAGAGCTGAATTCCAAACCTGACCTTTACGTCATCGCCCGCATAATCAAAACGTTAAAGGAAAAAGGGCGCATGAACAAAACCGCCTTGGCAACATCCACGGGGCTCGCATATGATAAGCTGGTTAAGTACTTGGGGTGGATGGTTGAGAAGGGCTTTATACGCATAGACGACGCAGACGGCTTAGTTGTTTTAACCAAAGAAGGCTCTGAAGCGTACAGCGAACTCGTGCAGTGGATACTCAAATACGTCGGGCAACTCAAATTCCCACGCATCCGACTACGAACCTAACCCACTTGTTTGGGTACTCCCTCGCAGTGAGTTCTGTTTTTAAGCATTTTTGAGCCCAGGTAGAATTGAGGAAAACATACTATGCCCTCTATTGAAGCAGTTAACCTTACAAAACGGTACGGCGCGTTTGCTGCAGTTTCCGATTTGAACTTCAAAATCCAAGGCGCCAAATGCGTCGGCTTTTTAGGTCCAAACGGCGCAGGCAAAACCACCACCCTAAAAATGTTTACCGATCTAATCACGCCCTCCCACGGCAAAGCCCTGATTAACGGCAGAAACGTACACACCGAAAAAAAACAGGCACTCTCGTCTGTGGGAACGCTAATTGAAACCCCCGAGATTTACCCGTCCCTTACGCCACGAGAAGCGTTAAGCATGATTGCTGAGCTTCGCGGAATGCCCGCTGCTGAGCGCAGTAGCTGTATCGAACACGCCGTAGCCCAAGTCAAAATGTCTGAGTGGATTGACAAGAAAGTGGGCAAATTCTCCAAGGGCATGAAGCAGCGAATCTGCATAGCCGCCGCGTTGCTTAGCGACCCTGACGTGTTGCTTTTGGATGAACCAACTACGGGTTTGGATCCGCGGGGCATGAGCGAGGTACGCGAGATAATCAAGCACCTCAAAAGCCAGAGCAAACTGATTTTCATGAGCAGCCATATCCTAACTGAAGTTGCCGACGTCTGCGATGAAGTTGCCATTGTGGATCAGGGCAGGTTAATCACGTATGATTCGCTGGCACATGTTTCAGCGCGTTTTTCGGGTGGCTCGAATTTGGTGGAAGCCGAGTTTTGTCGCCCGTTGGCTGTGGGAGTGGCACAGAAGCTCGAAGCAGCCGTTTCTGACGTGATTGACGTAGAAAAAACAGGCGCCAAAGCCTTGACAGTTAGGTTCAACGGCGGCATAGATGTGCAAGAGCAAATCCTGCAGGCCCTCGTTACGCTTGGCACGGGCGTTGTCAGCTACAAACCCGCCTCCTCAGACCTTGAAGCAGTATACCTGCAACTAATCAAAAACACGAAGTGAACCCCATGAAAGATGTAATCATACCTGAAACCCAAATTCCAAATAGCCTCACCCAAATATTCACCATCACCAAATACACCCTGCTCGACTACATACGCTCGCGCAGATTCTACATCCTACTAGCCATAACCCTCTCCGTTGGTGCGCTGCTGACTGGGGTTGTTGCTTATTTTCAGCCCCAAACGTTTCTTTCTTCGGAGATGGCGTTTTATTCGGGTTGGTGGGGCAACACGGCAGTCTACATCGTTGCGCTTTCAGGCATATTTTTTGGCGGTGATGCCATAGCGGGGGAGTTCCAAAACAAAACCGGGTACTTTAGCGTCCCCAACCCCGTCAAACGCTCTTCAATTTACGTGGGCAAACTGTTGTCGGCGTTTATAGCGTCCACGCTTATCATCGGCGCCTTCACCGCACTCACCCTGTGCAACGGCTTGTACTATTTTGGCGCCGCAGTTCCCATCGAATTCTTCCAGTCCGTGCTGTTTTCGTGGTTCTACCTCTTCGCCGTGCTAGGCGTAACCTTCATGCTCAGTTCCCTATTCAAAAGCGGAGCCTACGCCATACTCGTATCCGCCATACTATTTCTGTTTGCCTTCGACCTCGTCCAAGTAATCATCGTGCAACTGGTGCAAATCGAACCCTGGTTCTTGCTCTCCTACGGCTCAGCCATAATCAGCAACGCCCTCACCATACCCTACCCTCAACACACAACCGCCTTCGACGTAGGCTTTGGAGAAACCCTAACAGTCTACAACGCAACAATACCCCAAGGACTAATCATAATCGCCGCCTACTTCGCCATAGCCGCCATCGCAGGACTGCTACTCTTCAAACGAAAAGAATTCAACTAAACCCCCACCTTTCCTTCTTTTGTTTTTGTTGCGTAATTGGTGTTTTGGCAAAACCCTTTTAGAATCGCACAGGCATTAACGCTGTAGTTGATGTTGATTGAAGCTAAAAATCGTGGTTTTGTTGGCGGCGTTGTTGGTTTTGGTTGGGTCTATTGTTGCGGGGCTTTATTGGATTGGGAATTTTGGTGAGGATTTGGATGTTTATTCGTATCCTTTGTCTGTTGACGATCGGAGCTATCTTGTAACGGTTGTTGCTAACTGGACTTCGCAGCCAAAGGTGTACTTGCCCGAATTTGATGGCGCGTACGTCTCGGTTGACTTCTTTGGTCCCGATAGAGAAACTGTTTACTTTAACGTAACTGTTCCAAAGGATTTAATCTGGGGAGACATCTCGCTGGTTTGGAAGTATTATGAGCAAAGCCCTGACCGCTACACGTTGTCAAGCAATGCAACACATAACTCTGTGGAGATGACTTTTGCGCACGTAGCCACCATTGAACACTTTGAAATACGTGGAACAGAGCGTGCGTGGTAACTCCTTGGTGTGTCTTAAAGAAGCTAATGTTGGCTTTGGCGGGTCAAAGCACGTTTTGGCATAACCGCACAGGCAAAGGTTTGTTTGTAGCTCTAAGGAGCTTTCGCGTTATGTCAAAGTTGACCCAGTCCAAAGCGCGGGCACATATCGCATTAGAGGGGGTTTCCCTGTTTTGAGGGTGGTTTTTTGAAAATAAATGGGTTTTTGGCTGAGTTTTTGTAGGGGCTGGTTTAAAAAATTTTTGAGGAAGAGCGAAAAAAGGCGCTGTTTGGTGGAGGTGCCTGCCGTTTGGTTTTTTGTTTGGATGAAAAGGGAAGAAGAGTTTTTAGGTGTATTCTCTGAAGGTGTGGTTGCATTTAGTGCATCGCATGAACTGTGTTGAGGCTTCGTCTCCTCCTCGGGTCTGCACCTGCCAAACGTAAACTTCCATGTTGCCGCATTTGGGACATTCTACCCGAAGAGTGGGCAATGTCGCCATTTTCTGGTCTTCTTTGCCGATAATGGTTACTTGCTGGCGAAGGTTGTGCTGTATGACTTTTCCGCCGGTTAAAGCAGATTTTTTGGATATATCCTGCTTGACGTAGTCGCATTTTGAGCAGGCAAGAACAATAACTGGTTTGTCGCAGTCTTCAGATTTCTTGGGGACAAGTCGTGAACCGCAATTAGGACAAAACTCCATAATCCTATACTCCTTCCAAAATAGAGGCGTTAAACAGGATATAAGCATAATCCCTGCAACCACAAAAAAGTCATGCAACAAACAACGCTAACAAACCGCGGGGACCTTGAAGAAATCTGGGTTCTCCTCCCTCCAACTCTAAACCCCCGCTTGGGTGTCTCCTGTTTTTGTCTTGAGGCTTATTTCGCAGGAGCCAGCTTTGCGCCGCAAACAGAGCATTTCCCGTCTGCAGTTATTTTCGGCTGCTCGTTCACTTCCTTGCCGCACAGACCACACTTCAATAAAATCACCTCCAACATATTTCGTTTACGACAAAATCACACTATAATGTCGCGATAGCCGCTATAAACGTTTGGTTTGCCAGCAAACGCCCTTTGTTTTGGTTGAGAAATAGGGTTGTTGGAATGTGCTGATTGTTATTGGATAAGTGCGTATTGTTCGTTTGGGTCAATGCATTGCGTGATTGCATCGCAGTCTACTAGGTGAACGGTTCCGTCGGGGCAGTAGACTTTGTCGCCTTTGATGGCTATGCGGTAGCGTTTGCTGCATGCTTTTAGTTGTGAGCATCCGTCACAGTCTCGTGATAACATTTTTTTCTTTACACCTCCAAGTGTTTCCAAATTAATATGTACTCATTCTCAACTCATATATTTAATGTCAATAATCTATATAGAATATATACTGACTTTTCAGGCAAAAATTAAACTTTAAGAGGCACAGCGGAAAAAAATTTAGATAGCCGTGTCTACTGGCTCCGCAACTGGCTTGATTAGTTTTTTGTGGTAGAAACGGGTTGCAATGCAAAGGGCTACTACGGCTATGGCAAACCAGAAGGGCCACTCCAAGCTTGACGTGACTGGGAAGCTCACTGCTGCCATGTTTTGTGTCAACGCTGCGGGCAATTGTATCATAGCAGACCCCATCAAAGGCAAATCAATCCCAAGCATCGTCTTCATTACCAAAACCAACCCAACCAATTCAACAATGAAAAATATTATAACATAGACTGGTTTGCGGTACGAAAAACTAAGCAAACGCATAGAATACGATTTGTAAGGCATCAGTGAATAAATTATCATGATAACTGCGCCTGCGCCCAGAAACAGCAACAACGACAGTGTAAAGGCCCCCATCAAAGGTACCGTAAACGATTCAGCGCCTGCAAGGGTAAAGTCAAAAATCAGCGGCGAAATCTCTGCTGCTAAAAAGCCATCCCCGACCGAGAAATGCCACCACGGCACTGAAAGCGAAACAGCTAACAAAACCAGTGTGGCAGCTCCACCTGCAAGACCAAACCAGTTAATCTTCAAATTTTGTAGTTCCACGGTTTATTCACCACTATGCTATGGGGATGTTTGGGATTTTGATGGGGTCTGTTGGTTCGATGGTGATGCCGTTTACGTTTACGTTGATGTTTACTATTTCGACGTCTATGGTTTTGTCGCCAGCGTGTTCTGTTTGGAAGTGGGTTTCTGCTTCTTGTGTCCAGAAACCTTCGACGGTGATTAAGGTGCTTTGTTTGCCTTGCATGAGCAGTTCATTTGGGATGCTTGCGTGTCCAAGGATGAATTTGTGTTCGGTGCATTGGATGTCTGCAGAGAACGTTGTGAGGTTCAAATCGTAGTTAAGCGGATTGGTGAAGTTGATGATGAGGGTAACTGTGCGTGCTTCGGTGTCTACTTGGTAATCTACAAGCGTAGGCAACGTAAACACAGGCTCTTCAGAAGACAACGTTTCCTCCACAATCTCTTTCATCTGAGGCGGAACAACAAGCTCGGTTAAATTATCCTGGTAACTAACCGTAACCGCCGCAACAGGACCTACAATAGTTACAATATTAATCAAAACTAAAACTACGCCTATTAGCTGCATTACATGCATCCATCCATTGGATATCTAACCTGAACGTATATAGAAGCTTTAAACCTTTCCAAACCTGCAAAACCGCCCTTTAGCTGTTCTTCAAATAGACATTTAAGCAAATCTTAAAAACGGCACGGCGTCATAACAGCTACAGACCAGCTATGCACAAATCAGGGTCGCGTATATGGGTTCTTTGTCTTCTTGCTTTAGCTGTCGCCGTTGCATCTGCAAGTTTTTGCGTTGCCCTAACCGTTGGCGTTGAACCCGGCGACTGCGTCTCCTACAATGTTGAAGTAACAGGCACCCCACCTGCAGGGCACGACGTAATTTGGGCGCAACTGCAAGTCACCGACGTTGACACAACAACTATCTTTTTGGATGTTCAAACCCGTTTCTCCAATGGCTCCACGCTGCCTGACTCAATTATTTTAGACCCTGCCGCGGGCATACTAGGCGATGGCTTTGTTATTCCCGCGGATCTTGAGCTTGGGGACTCTTTTTTTGCGGTTCATTTGGGTGACATAATAATTACCGATGTCGAGCAGCAGACCTTTGGGGGCGTAGAACGCACCGTTGTTATTTCAGCTGATGAGCAAAACCAGTACCGTTGGGACCAAAAAACAGGTTTTCTCGTTGGGGCTTACTCGGATTTTGGTGACTGGACCATCAATACGACATTAGACGAGACAAACCTTTGGAGCCCACAAGTTCTTGGTTTATCCTACACGACATTCATTATCCTGCTTGTCTGCATAGCTATAGTCGTGGTTGTGGTGGTTGCCTTGGTTTTGCGGCGGCTACGCCATTAATTCATGCAATGTTGGCAAGCACAACTATAATAAATCATGTTTAAACATGGCTTTACTGAGGCGCATTTATTGACCCCAAGACGCAAATACCAACGTGGATACCCCGTAGCAGTTCTCATAGGTTTAGCGGAGAATCAAGCGGTTCTCTGGGCTGTTTACAGCCGCGTTGTCAAAGCCCACAGCAACATCTCCTTGTTTGGTATGAGAAGTGACAGCAAAGCGCTCTACAAGTTCCACGAAGCTATAGTTAACGCTGTTCGACCCGCTATGAAAGAAGGCATCAAAAGTCTCATACTTGCTGCTCCTGCACGAACGGATTACGCCGCAAAATTCGCCTCGCACATCCGCGGTCATCACGCATGGCTTATTCAAGGTGCCAACAAAGCTGTGGTCTCCGAGATAACAGGAGATGCAACGACCCTGCATGAAGTGACTGTGCTGACTAGGCTTGTGGAATTCAAAGAGCTTATTAGCAAAACTACTTGTGAAGAAACAGAAAACCTGCTTGAACTGCTTGAGAAACGCCTTAATGCCTCCAGCTCCGAACCGCTTGTACTGTATTCCGTAGAAGAAATCGAAGAGCAAATTTACGGTGAAGCAAAACCAGGCAAACCCCGCCCAGAGTACCTCTTAATCACTGACAGTCAACTTAGCAGCCCCCAAAAACGGCGGTTAAACAGGCTTATGCAGATTGCAGCAAACAAGCAGATAAAAACGCGTGTTGTCGCTTCTGATACTCCCGCAGGGAAACGTCTTGCTCAACTAGGCGGTGTGGTCTGCCTTGAACAGTTGGATGTTTAGGTTACAGATGGCGGGTTTTTTCTGTATCTAAGAGTTCAATTGAATGTGTTTCGGGTGCAAGGAATCGTGCAAATTCTGGGTAGACTTGCGTCATGAGTTCTTCATCTTCAAGTATGCGGCTCCAACATTTGTCGCAGTCAGAGAGGTTCTCGTACTCCCAAATCTCGATGTAGCCTCCATAGGAACCACTATCTGGGGCATCAATTGTTTGGTCAATCATAAGGTGGTTTTTCACCTCTCGGTACAGGTCAGGGTTGCATTTTTCGCGCCATCGCAGATACTTTTTGGCAAATTCTGAGAAATCATCAATTTTTTCAGGCTTCACGACATATTTTTCCAAAACAAATACCGACGTATGTTCACCTTCCTTCCTTTTTGGTAAAAACGTGTTTAGGCATTTCTTATTTTAATGATTTATTAAGTCTAAAAATAGATGCAGACTCAACGTTATGTGCAACACATCTACAGCAGCGCTACCAAAGTCATATCAGACCTGCGTTTTGCAGGGCATCCACCGTGATTTCCCCGTTGTGAAGCGCCGTAGCAAGCAACACCCCCGCAACACCCAAGCCGTCGAGTTCAAGCAAATCATCCATGCCACGCACGCCTCCACCAACAAACACCTCCAAACCCGTACTTCTCTGCAATTTTTCCACCAGTGCAACATCCACACCTTCGCCGCTCCCAACCCGAACCAAATCCAAAACAATAACCTGCAACACGCCACGCCTCTCCAGTTCTTTTGCAAGAGCCAAAACATCCATAGCGGCGGCTTTCTCGTTTTTGCTTAACACCTTGCCCTGCATCAAATCCAAGCTAACCACAAGACGCCTACCCCCAATACTGCCGACGATATCTGCTACCACGTCTAGGCTGTGCAGTGTTTCAGTTCCAACTACCACTTTGGACACAGAAGATTTGATAAGCGCTTGGGTACCTTTAGCGTCAGAAACGCCCGCGTCAACCATAACCTGCAAACCCATCTGGCTAATCTCCCCCAAAAGCGCCGTGTCAGGCTGTTTTTTCGCTGTGATGGCATCTAAATCCGCGAGGTAAAGCTCGGTGAAGCCGCAGTCTCGAAACGCTTTGGCTGCTGTTTTAGGGTCTGCGCAGTCGCCGTTGCATAGCCTGCTTTGAAGGGGCATGTACTGGGCGCGTTTGCCTTTTACGGCGTGAACTGCCCTGCCGCCCATGACGTCGATGACGGGGATTATCTTCACGGCTATTCGTCTGCCTGATGCTTGTTTTCTTGTCTGCAGTAAAAAAGTTTGCGCCACCT is from Candidatus Bathyarchaeota archaeon and encodes:
- a CDS encoding ABC transporter permease, with product MKDVIIPETQIPNSLTQIFTITKYTLLDYIRSRRFYILLAITLSVGALLTGVVAYFQPQTFLSSEMAFYSGWWGNTAVYIVALSGIFFGGDAIAGEFQNKTGYFSVPNPVKRSSIYVGKLLSAFIASTLIIGAFTALTLCNGLYYFGAAVPIEFFQSVLFSWFYLFAVLGVTFMLSSLFKSGAYAILVSAILFLFAFDLVQVIIVQLVQIEPWFLLSYGSAIISNALTIPYPQHTTAFDVGFGETLTVYNATIPQGLIIIAAYFAIAAIAGLLLFKRKEFN
- a CDS encoding transcription factor S — encoded protein: MEFCPNCGSRLVPKKSEDCDKPVIVLACSKCDYVKQDISKKSALTGGKVIQHNLRQQVTIIGKEDQKMATLPTLRVECPKCGNMEVYVWQVQTRGGDEASTQFMRCTKCNHTFREYT
- a CDS encoding ABC transporter permease → MSSWLESFQRAVYIAEKDIKVYFFKGPNLIFGLILPVSLFLAFSIGRSVDPTFSVPGLVAIASFFGAGAIQAITLPLERRTGTFKLLLTAPISLSTIAAGKVLAGFIYGVILSIAYMAVMLPFTAVANLPLFVVCIAFSAFMFSAFGFLLSVPFKDIPQAMPPATVVRIAMVFISGVFLPISAMPTILQAIAFTMPLTYSVEALRQAMTGAINTPIFLADLGAQTLFSLVFLYLAIQLLKKTIN
- a CDS encoding ABC transporter ATP-binding protein; protein product: MAVAIDVRELTKCYPKVLAVDHISFKVLKGEFFGFLGPNGAGKTTTINILTGTSNATSGQAYILGGNLTQKPMQVKEHIGVVPDASNLYGEISAWNNLMFCAKIHGVKKEKRQEKAAMLLKSVGLFERRDERVDTFSRGMKKRLMIAAALIHDPKILFLDEPTTGLDVQSARDVRALIRELNRQGVTVFLTTHYLEEADQCCARIAIISNGNIIAIDTPERLKLMAQAEQVIEVSFDGAADLTQKLQKLDYVKGVAVAGDKFRLLTDDTSMVLPTIVRFAQENHLRIISINTPKPTLEAAFVRLTGLHPEILSAEGKTEQNQR
- a CDS encoding winged helix-turn-helix domain-containing protein yields the protein MNSGELNSKPDLYVIARIIKTLKEKGRMNKTALATSTGLAYDKLVKYLGWMVEKGFIRIDDADGLVVLTKEGSEAYSELVQWILKYVGQLKFPRIRLRT
- a CDS encoding HisA/HisF-related TIM barrel protein, yielding MAQTFLLQTRKQASGRRIAVKIIPVIDVMGGRAVHAVKGKRAQYMPLQSRLCNGDCADPKTAAKAFRDCGFTELYLADLDAITAKKQPDTALLGEISQMGLQVMVDAGVSDAKGTQALIKSSVSKVVVGTETLHSLDVVADIVGSIGGRRLVVSLDLMQGKVLSKNEKAAAMDVLALAKELERRGVLQVIVLDLVRVGSGEGVDVALVEKLQRSTGLEVFVGGGVRGMDDLLELDGLGVAGVLLATALHNGEITVDALQNAGLI
- a CDS encoding ABC transporter ATP-binding protein; its protein translation is MPSIEAVNLTKRYGAFAAVSDLNFKIQGAKCVGFLGPNGAGKTTTLKMFTDLITPSHGKALINGRNVHTEKKQALSSVGTLIETPEIYPSLTPREALSMIAELRGMPAAERSSCIEHAVAQVKMSEWIDKKVGKFSKGMKQRICIAAALLSDPDVLLLDEPTTGLDPRGMSEVREIIKHLKSQSKLIFMSSHILTEVADVCDEVAIVDQGRLITYDSLAHVSARFSGGSNLVEAEFCRPLAVGVAQKLEAAVSDVIDVEKTGAKALTVRFNGGIDVQEQILQALVTLGTGVVSYKPASSDLEAVYLQLIKNTK